One segment of Gopherus flavomarginatus isolate rGopFla2 chromosome 8, rGopFla2.mat.asm, whole genome shotgun sequence DNA contains the following:
- the LOC127056628 gene encoding cytochrome c oxidase subunit 7B, mitochondrial has product MLSLARTAVRLSARGTQWIAARQSHHKHVPDFHDKYGNIILLGGSLFCVSIWGYVITQTGIEWNLSPVGRVTPKEWREK; this is encoded by the exons ATGTTGTCTCTGGCTAGGACCGCGGTGCGCCTCAGCG CTCGTGGCACTCAGTGGATTGCAGCAAGACAGAGTCACCACAAACATGTGCCTGACTTCCATGATAAATATGGCAACATTATACTACTTGGTGGATCCCTATTTTGTGTCTCCATTTGGGGATAT GTGATAACACAAACTGGAATTGAATGGAATTTATCACCTGTTGGCAGAGTTACCCCaaaagaatggagagagaaataG
- the MAGT1 gene encoding magnesium transporter protein 1, protein MGSSLSVLFVSKCLGRGLANRRRVPVEGADMAALRVLMLGVLAVLMACGGPWAAGQKRKEMVLSEKVSQLMEWASKRAVIRMNGDKFRRLVKAPPRNYSVVVMFTALQPHRQCAVCKQADEEYQILANSWRYSSAFTNKVFFAMVDFDEGSDVFQMLNMNSAPTFINFPAKGKPKRGDTYELQVRGFAAEQLARWIADRTDVNIRVIRPPNYAGPLMLGLLLAVIGGLVYLRRSNLDFLYNKTGWAFAALCFVLAMTSGQMWNHIRGPPYAHKNPHTGQVNYIHGSSQAQFVAETHIVLLFNGGVTLGMVLLHEAATSDMDVGKRKIMCVAGVGLVVLFFSWLLSVFRSKYHGYPYSFLMS, encoded by the exons ATGGGAAGTAGCTTGTCAGTCTTGTTCGTGAGCAAGTGCCTGGGTAGAGGCCTGGCCAATAGGCGGCGGGTGCCGGTGGAAGGAGCGGACATGGCGGCGTTGCGAGTGCTGATGTTGGGAGTCTTGGCGGTGTTGATGGCCTGCGGGGGACCCTGGGCTGCAGGACAGAAGAGGAAGGAG aTGGTTTTATCTGAAAAAGTTAGCCAGCTGATGGAATGGGCCAGCAAAAGAGCCGTTATCCGAATGAACGGAGACAAGTTTCGTCGCCTTGTAAAGGCACCACCAAGAAATTACTCAGTGGTTGTGATGTTCACTGCTCTTCAGCCTCACAGACAATGTGCCGTGTGCAA GCAAGCTGATGAAGAATACCAGATTCTGGCAAACTCCTGGCGGTACTCAAGTGCATTTACCAATAAGGTGTTTTTTGCCATGGTGGATTTTGATGAAGGCTCAGATGTATTTCAGATG CTAAACATGAATTCAGCTCCAACCTTCATTAACTTCCCAGCTAAAGGGAAACCTAAAAGGGGTGACACATATGAGCTTCAGGTGCGAGGTTTTGCGGCCGAACAGCTTGCTCGCTGGATAGCTGATAGGACTGATGTCAAT ATTCGAGTGATAAGACCTCCAAATTATGCTGGTCCCTTGATGTTGGGTCTGCTGCTGGCAGTCATTGGTGGCCTTGTGTACTTACGGAGAAGCAACCTGGATTTTCTCTATAACAAAACTGGCTGGGCTTTTGCTGCTTTG TGTTTTGTGCTAGCAATGACATCAGGCCAAATGTGGAACCATATCAGAGGGCCACCATATGCTCATAAGAATCCCCATACAGGACAAGTG AACTATATCCATGGAAGCAGCCAAGCCCAATTTGTGGCTGAAACACACATTGTTCTACTGTTTA ATGGTGGTGTTACTTTAGGAATGGTACTCCTGCATGAAGCTGCTACCTCTGATATGGAtgtggggaaaagaaaaa